A genomic region of Eucalyptus grandis isolate ANBG69807.140 chromosome 5, ASM1654582v1, whole genome shotgun sequence contains the following coding sequences:
- the LOC104445855 gene encoding WD repeat-containing protein 53, translating to MSSPAEPRRLRGHRATATCCIASRDRPGLVATAGEDGCVCWFDMRCKDVQLVMEIGKEPVSSLCFKPGKEDTIYVSSGKEVKCFDVRLGTSWTPLECYDYNKEEINQIVCSSKSFLAAADDGGEIKIIDIRQQCLYKTLRNGHSSICSSVQFLPWKPWEVITGGLDSKLVMWDFSKGRPFKVVDLGSSEMKSGSSTGQCFNPAFVHSIAVPDVDILDKLGKICVVARGDGGIDVMNIGSELAASRTKNSVKPRKGSHSQSSDAENTDTRGRLHLDYTVGGHTAAVSCVAFSMFGERGSS from the exons aTGAGCTCACCGGCGGAGCCGAGACGGCTGAGGGGCCACAGAGCGACGGCGACGTGCTGCATCGCCTCCCGCGACCGCCCCGGCCTCGTCGCCACTGCCGGCGAA GATGGTTGCGTTTGCTGGTTCGACATGCGTTGCAAGGACGTCCAGCTCGTCATGGAGATTGGGAAGGAACCCGTATCGTCCCTGTGTTTCAAGCCTG GTAAGGAGGATACCATATATGTTTCGTCTGGAAAGGAAGTCAAGTGCTTCGATGTTCGTCTG GGTACCTCATGGACGCCATTGGAGTGTTATGATtacaacaaagaagaaataaaccAG ATTGTATGCAGCTCAAAGTCATTCCTTGCTGCAGCAGATGATGGTGGCGAGATAAAG ATTATTGACATTCGTCAGCAATGTCTTTACAAAACATTAAGAAATGGCCATTCAAGT ATTTGTAGCAGCGTGCAGTTTCTCCCTTGGAAACCTTGGGAAG TCATCACTGGAGGCCTTGATTCAAAGCTAGTGATGTGGGACTTCTCCAAAGGGAGACCTTTCAAAGTTGTAGACTTAG GGTCATCTGAAATGAAAAGTGGCAGTAGCACAGGGCAATGCTTCAATCCTGCTTTTGTTCACTCAATAGCTGTTCCAGATGTTGATATCCTGGACAAGTTGGGCAAAATCTGTGTTGTGGCACGGGGTGATGGTGGCATCGATGTAATGAACATTGGATCGGAACTTGCTGCTAGCAGGACAAAAAATTCTGTTAAACCCCGGAAGGGATCTCACTCCCAATCAAGTGATGCAGAAAATACAGATACTCGGGGGAGATTACACTTGGATTACACTGTGGGCGGTCATACTGCTGCTGTTTCTTGTGT GGCATTTTCGATGTTTGGTGAGCGGGGAAGTTCATAA
- the LOC104445023 gene encoding LOW QUALITY PROTEIN: receptor-like protein 51 (The sequence of the model RefSeq protein was modified relative to this genomic sequence to represent the inferred CDS: inserted 1 base in 1 codon): MEPPSPPATFLLLLLLLSATAAAAPAAAAANSSVSPPHAISPPPPPPPPATTASPHHLSACRRRRPAAATSPSASPAAPSTPTTPSAPSSSSSGLDPKQLQALQSLNIPIPKDPCSPLSAAAAAATACDAGKPFRHLTSLRLANCSPDDVALSFTALKSLSTLQSLAFLNCPVAPVRLPAELAASLRSFSCVHSLRHLTGVWLSRLRNLTDLAVSDVPVNASGLYVILGNIKNLRSLTISRANFTGXSPRHWDLNITHIDLSGNQLKGPIPSSITFLENLQLLNLSSNALAGVIPTEIGNLISLKNLSLGSNSISGSVPESMSAIPGLIHVDLSSNQLNGTIPKFFTEMKSLKYLNLEKNNFHGIMPFNESFIKKLVVFKIGENSNLCYNHTVMSSKVKLGIAPCDKHGLPLSPPPAKGDSTADDSGTSDDSDSDSSDSGKSGHHHGPNKVVLGFAIALSSIVFLIVFLVLLSRCCK, encoded by the exons ATGGAACCACCGTCACCTCCGGCcacattcctcctcctcctcctcctcctctccgccaccgccgccgccgcgcccgccgccgccgccgccaactCCTCCGTCTCTCCACCACACGCCATTTCCCCACCGCCGCCCCCTCCCCCACCCGCAACCACAGCCTCTCCCCACCACCTCTCcgcctgccgccgccgccgccccgccgccgccacctccccctccgcctcccccgccgcccCATCAACCCCGACCACCCCCTCcgccccttcctcctcctcctccggcctCGACCCGAAGCAGCTCCAAGCCCTGCAGTCCCTCAACATCCCCATCCCCAAGGACCCCTGCTCCCCGctgtccgccgccgccgccgccgccaccgcctgcgACGCCGGCAAGCCCTTCCGCCACCTGACCTCCCTCCGCCTCGCCAACTGCTCCCCGGACGACGTCGCCCTCTCCTTCACCGCCCTCAAGTCCCTCTCCACCCTCCAGTCCCTCGCCTTCCTCAACTGCCCCGTCGCCCCCGTCCGCCTCCCCGCCGAGCTCGCCGCCTCCCTCCGCTCCTTCTCCTGCGTCCACAGCCTCCGCCACCTCACCGGCGTCTGGCTCTCCCGCCTCAGGAACCTCACCGACCTCGCCGTCTCCGACGTCCCCGTCAACGCCTCCGGCCTCTACGTCATCCTCGGCAACATCAAGAACCTCCGGTCCCTCACCATCTCCCGCGCCAACTTCACCG TATCTCCCCGCCACTGGGACCTCAACATCACCCACATCGATCTGTCCGGTAATCAGCTCAAGGGGCCCATACCCTCATCCATTACCTTCCTGGAAAACCTCCAATTGCTGAATCTCTCCTCCAATGCGCTCGCCGGAGTGATACCCACCGAGATCGGCAACCTGATCTCGCTCAAGAACCTGTCTTTGGGGTCCAATTCGATCTCCGGCAGCGTCCCGGAGTCGATGTCGGCAATCCCGGGCCTCATCCACGTCGATCTGAGCTCGAACCAGCTCAACGGGACCATCCCCAAGTTCTTCACCGAGATGAAAAGCCTCAAGTACTTGAATCTTGAGAAGAACAACTTCCATGGGATCATGCCTTTCAATGAGTCGTTTATCAAGAAACTAGTGGTCTTCAAGATTGGGGAGAACAGCAACCTGTGCTACAACCACACCGTCATGTCGTCGAAAGTGAAGCTCGGGATCGCGCCTTGCGACAAGCACGGGCTCCCGCTGTCGCCTCCGCCTGCAAAGGGGGATTCGACGGCGGACGACAGCGGCACGTCGGACGACAGCGACAGTGACAGCAGCGATTCCGGCAAGAGCGGCCACCACCACGGGCCGAACAAGGTCGTTCTCGGTTTCGCGATCGCGCTCTCCTCCATCGTGTTCCTTATCGTGTTCCTGGTTCTCCTATCTAGATGCTGTAAATGA
- the LOC104447738 gene encoding probable LRR receptor-like serine/threonine-protein kinase At5g45780 isoform X2, whose amino-acid sequence MEVELVLFLFFLLAPVVRGSDDSVLSPKGVNYEVAALMSVKSKMMDQQHVLEGWDINSVDPCTWNMVACSADGFVNSLVMGSVGLSGMLSPSIGNLSHLRTLLLQNNQLSGPIPAEIGKLSELQTLDLSGNQFSGDIPSSLGFLFHLTYLRLSRNKLTGQIPSAVANLSDLSFLDLSFNNLSGPTPKILAKGYSVLGNSFLCTSKACTGLWKPMNAAASSPQRADGHNRWVLSVGTGISCTFVVSVMLLICWVHWYRSRFLFGSYVQQDYEFEIGQLKRFTFRELQTATGNFSPKNILGQGGYGVVYKGCLLNGTLVAVKRLKDPNYTGEVQFQTEVEMIGLAVHRNLLRLYGFCLTPEERMLVYPYMPNGSVADRLRETSRERPSLDWKRRMCIALGTARGLLYLHEQCNPRIIHRDVKAANILLDESFEAIVGDFGLAKLLDRRESHVTTAVRGTVGHIAPEYLSTGQSSEKTDVFGFGILLLELITGQKALDAGNGQVQKGMILDWVRTLHEEKRLEVLVDRDLRGCFDALELEKAAELALQCTQSNPSLRPKMSAALNILDGLGQVENMEDSHGGNNNLGENRECSFSRNYSDIHDESSFIIEAMELSGPR is encoded by the exons ATGGAAGTGGAACtggttcttttcttgttctttcttcttgctcCGGTTGTTAGAGGCTCTGATGACAGTGTTCTCTCTCCAAAGGGTGTCAACTATGAAG TGGCTGCGTTGATGTCGGTGAAGAGCAAAATGATGGACCAGCAGCACGTTTTGGAAGGTTGGGACATTAATTCTGTGGATCCGTGCACCTGGAACATGGTTGCTTGCTCTGCTGATGGCTTTGTCAATTCTCT CGTAATGGGCAGCGTTGGACTATCAGGAATGCTTTCACCGAGCATTGGAAACTTGAGTCACTTGAGGACATT ATTATTGCAGAACAATCAACTATCTGGTCCAATCCCAGCTGAGATAGGAAAGCTTTCGGAACTTCAGACTCTTGATCTTTCAGGAAACCAATTTTCCGGGGACATCCCAAGTTCACTAGGATTCCTATTTCATCTGACTTATTT GCGGCTGAGTAGAAACAAGTTAACAGGGCAGATACCTAGCGCGGTGGCAAATCTCTCAGATCTTTCATTCTT GGATTTATCTTTCAATAATCTTAGTGGTCCAACTCCAAAAATACTTGCAAAGGGCTACAG TGTTTTAGGAAACAGCTTCCTCTGCACTTCAAAAGCTTGCACAGGCCTCTGGAAACCAATGAACG CTGCAGCATCTTCACCTCAGAGGGCAGACGGTCATAACAGATGGGTTCTTTCAGTAGGCACCGGTATCAGTTGTACGTTCGTGGTTTCGGTTATGTTGCTCATTTGCTGGGTACATTGGTACAGATCACGTTTTCTCTTCGGCTCATATG TACAGCAGGATTATGAATTTGAGATAGGCCAATTGAAGAGGTTCACTTTCCGTGAGTTGCAAACAGCAACTGGAAACTTTAGCCCCAAAAACATCCTTGGTCAAGGTGGATATGGAGTAGTCTATAAAGGATGTCTTCTCAATGGTACATTGGTGGCAGTCAAACGGCTGAAGGACCCAAACTATACTGGTGAAGTGCAGTTCCAAACTGAAGTCGAGATGATTGGCCTAGCTGTGCACCGAAACCTCTTAAGACTCTATGGCTTTTGTTTGACGCCAGAAGAGAGAATGCTTGTCTATCCTTACATGCCAAATGGAAGTGTGGCTGACCGATTGAGAG AGACTTCTCGTGAAAGGCCATCTTTGGACTGGAAGAGAAGAATGTGTATTGCCCTTGGCACTGCGCGTGGACTTCTGTATTTGCATGAACAATGCAATCCTAGAATAATTCACCGGGATGTGAAGGCAGCGAACatccttcttgatgaaagttttgAAGCCATAGTTGGTGATTTTGGTCTAGCTAAATTGCTAGATAGGAGGGAGTCTCATGTGACTACTGCAGTACGTGGTACCGTGGGACACATCGCCCCAGAGTATCTCTCAACCGGACAGTCCTCGGAGAAAACCGATGTCTTTGGATTTGGGATACTGCTTTTGGAACTCATAACTGGGCAAAAGGCACTAGATGCTGGAAATGGTCAGGTTCAGAAAGGAATGATTCTTGACTGG GTGCGAACCTTGCATGAAGAAAAGAGGCTTGAAGTCCTGGTAGATAGGGATCTGAGAGGGTGTTTCGACGCGCTGGAGCTAGAGAAGGCGGCAGAACTGGCCCTGCAGTGTACTCAGTCGAATCCAAGCCTTCGGCCGAAGATGTCTGCTGCTTTGAATATCCTAGATGGTCTCGGACAAGTGGAAAACATGGAGGATTCACATGGTGGGAACAACAACCTAGGAGAAAACAGAGAATGTAGTTTCTCTAGGAACTACAGCGACATCCACGACGAGTCATCTTTCATAATTGAAGCCATGGAGCTCTCTGGACCCAGATGA
- the LOC104447738 gene encoding probable LRR receptor-like serine/threonine-protein kinase At5g45780 isoform X1: MEVELVLFLFFLLAPVVRGSDDSVLSPKGVNYEVAALMSVKSKMMDQQHVLEGWDINSVDPCTWNMVACSADGFVNSLVMGSVGLSGMLSPSIGNLSHLRTLLLQNNQLSGPIPAEIGKLSELQTLDLSGNQFSGDIPSSLGFLFHLTYLRLSRNKLTGQIPSAVANLSDLSFLDLSFNNLSGPTPKILAKGYSVLGNSFLCTSKACTGLWKPMNGTAAASSPQRADGHNRWVLSVGTGISCTFVVSVMLLICWVHWYRSRFLFGSYVQQDYEFEIGQLKRFTFRELQTATGNFSPKNILGQGGYGVVYKGCLLNGTLVAVKRLKDPNYTGEVQFQTEVEMIGLAVHRNLLRLYGFCLTPEERMLVYPYMPNGSVADRLRETSRERPSLDWKRRMCIALGTARGLLYLHEQCNPRIIHRDVKAANILLDESFEAIVGDFGLAKLLDRRESHVTTAVRGTVGHIAPEYLSTGQSSEKTDVFGFGILLLELITGQKALDAGNGQVQKGMILDWVRTLHEEKRLEVLVDRDLRGCFDALELEKAAELALQCTQSNPSLRPKMSAALNILDGLGQVENMEDSHGGNNNLGENRECSFSRNYSDIHDESSFIIEAMELSGPR; encoded by the exons ATGGAAGTGGAACtggttcttttcttgttctttcttcttgctcCGGTTGTTAGAGGCTCTGATGACAGTGTTCTCTCTCCAAAGGGTGTCAACTATGAAG TGGCTGCGTTGATGTCGGTGAAGAGCAAAATGATGGACCAGCAGCACGTTTTGGAAGGTTGGGACATTAATTCTGTGGATCCGTGCACCTGGAACATGGTTGCTTGCTCTGCTGATGGCTTTGTCAATTCTCT CGTAATGGGCAGCGTTGGACTATCAGGAATGCTTTCACCGAGCATTGGAAACTTGAGTCACTTGAGGACATT ATTATTGCAGAACAATCAACTATCTGGTCCAATCCCAGCTGAGATAGGAAAGCTTTCGGAACTTCAGACTCTTGATCTTTCAGGAAACCAATTTTCCGGGGACATCCCAAGTTCACTAGGATTCCTATTTCATCTGACTTATTT GCGGCTGAGTAGAAACAAGTTAACAGGGCAGATACCTAGCGCGGTGGCAAATCTCTCAGATCTTTCATTCTT GGATTTATCTTTCAATAATCTTAGTGGTCCAACTCCAAAAATACTTGCAAAGGGCTACAG TGTTTTAGGAAACAGCTTCCTCTGCACTTCAAAAGCTTGCACAGGCCTCTGGAAACCAATGAACG GAACAGCTGCAGCATCTTCACCTCAGAGGGCAGACGGTCATAACAGATGGGTTCTTTCAGTAGGCACCGGTATCAGTTGTACGTTCGTGGTTTCGGTTATGTTGCTCATTTGCTGGGTACATTGGTACAGATCACGTTTTCTCTTCGGCTCATATG TACAGCAGGATTATGAATTTGAGATAGGCCAATTGAAGAGGTTCACTTTCCGTGAGTTGCAAACAGCAACTGGAAACTTTAGCCCCAAAAACATCCTTGGTCAAGGTGGATATGGAGTAGTCTATAAAGGATGTCTTCTCAATGGTACATTGGTGGCAGTCAAACGGCTGAAGGACCCAAACTATACTGGTGAAGTGCAGTTCCAAACTGAAGTCGAGATGATTGGCCTAGCTGTGCACCGAAACCTCTTAAGACTCTATGGCTTTTGTTTGACGCCAGAAGAGAGAATGCTTGTCTATCCTTACATGCCAAATGGAAGTGTGGCTGACCGATTGAGAG AGACTTCTCGTGAAAGGCCATCTTTGGACTGGAAGAGAAGAATGTGTATTGCCCTTGGCACTGCGCGTGGACTTCTGTATTTGCATGAACAATGCAATCCTAGAATAATTCACCGGGATGTGAAGGCAGCGAACatccttcttgatgaaagttttgAAGCCATAGTTGGTGATTTTGGTCTAGCTAAATTGCTAGATAGGAGGGAGTCTCATGTGACTACTGCAGTACGTGGTACCGTGGGACACATCGCCCCAGAGTATCTCTCAACCGGACAGTCCTCGGAGAAAACCGATGTCTTTGGATTTGGGATACTGCTTTTGGAACTCATAACTGGGCAAAAGGCACTAGATGCTGGAAATGGTCAGGTTCAGAAAGGAATGATTCTTGACTGG GTGCGAACCTTGCATGAAGAAAAGAGGCTTGAAGTCCTGGTAGATAGGGATCTGAGAGGGTGTTTCGACGCGCTGGAGCTAGAGAAGGCGGCAGAACTGGCCCTGCAGTGTACTCAGTCGAATCCAAGCCTTCGGCCGAAGATGTCTGCTGCTTTGAATATCCTAGATGGTCTCGGACAAGTGGAAAACATGGAGGATTCACATGGTGGGAACAACAACCTAGGAGAAAACAGAGAATGTAGTTTCTCTAGGAACTACAGCGACATCCACGACGAGTCATCTTTCATAATTGAAGCCATGGAGCTCTCTGGACCCAGATGA